One genomic segment of Verrucomicrobiia bacterium includes these proteins:
- a CDS encoding toxin-antitoxin system YwqK family antitoxin — protein sequence MSTESPGFGLRSRWWIAWLSVAVLAVAAVWLFSSKPSRTTGSILAERSRNVLELRDGVLLDQGKPFTGFVLEHHDDGSLKSRSSVSNGLLEGLSQGWHANGKLQVSETYVRGISHGIRTKYHESGAKLSTVEVVHGQTQGIFERWFENGRLSERVELTNGVPHGESLAFHPDGSLKARVRMNQGEVVENRFWAPGEHWPE from the coding sequence GTGTCCACTGAGTCTCCTGGCTTCGGTTTGCGATCCCGATGGTGGATCGCGTGGCTTTCTGTTGCGGTCCTCGCGGTTGCAGCCGTTTGGCTTTTTTCTTCAAAGCCGTCTCGCACGACCGGCTCAATTCTCGCCGAGCGATCCCGCAACGTGCTGGAACTTCGGGACGGCGTGCTGCTCGATCAGGGCAAACCCTTCACGGGATTCGTTTTGGAGCATCACGATGACGGCAGCTTGAAGTCGCGTTCCTCTGTTTCGAACGGCCTGCTCGAGGGGCTTTCACAGGGCTGGCATGCCAACGGAAAACTCCAGGTCAGCGAGACGTATGTCCGCGGAATTTCCCACGGCATCCGGACAAAGTATCACGAAAGCGGCGCGAAGCTTTCGACAGTCGAGGTGGTGCATGGACAAACGCAGGGAATTTTCGAGCGGTGGTTTGAGAATGGCCGTTTGAGCGAGCGGGTTGAATTGACGAATGGAGTTCCGCATGGTGAGTCGCTCGCGTTTCATCCCGACGGTTCGCTCAAGGCGCGCGTTCGCATGAATCAGGGCGAGGTGGTTGAGAACAGGTTTTGGGCGCCAGGCGAACACTGGCCGGAGTAG
- a CDS encoding thiamine pyrophosphate-dependent dehydrogenase E1 component subunit alpha, with amino-acid sequence MFETVLKPGAVGAESGDGRDTFLKAFRWMVLARVLDDKFASLYRAGKIHGGVFLGRGQEAFSAAATMALRPGDVFAPCIRDGAGRLAFGESILDAVRTYMGSVLGPMRARDGNVHRGNPQKGLLPMISHLGSMISVVNGTLWAKRQKGMKDVVGVASLGEGGTSTGAFHEALNQASVEKLPLVVVVANNQYAYSTPNSRQFACESLADRAAGYGVAGHEVNGTRLAECLACLRDAVGSARSGGGPQLIVAKLLRLCGHGEHDDAAYVDPKFKADPEFRDCLKSAEDDVLRRGWLDAAGVAQVRADAVQQVEEAVAMVQREAAPDPFREDWCALATRRLNEGHD; translated from the coding sequence ATGTTTGAAACTGTGCTCAAGCCTGGGGCAGTTGGCGCGGAGTCGGGTGATGGCAGGGACACTTTTTTGAAAGCCTTTCGGTGGATGGTCCTGGCTCGGGTTCTGGATGACAAATTCGCCAGCCTTTACCGGGCAGGAAAAATTCACGGCGGCGTCTTCCTGGGCCGCGGCCAGGAAGCATTTAGCGCCGCCGCTACAATGGCCCTTCGGCCTGGAGATGTCTTCGCCCCGTGCATTCGCGACGGCGCAGGGCGTCTCGCATTCGGTGAATCCATTCTCGACGCGGTTCGAACCTACATGGGTTCCGTTCTCGGGCCCATGCGTGCGCGGGATGGAAACGTGCATCGAGGAAACCCCCAAAAAGGGTTGTTGCCGATGATCAGCCATTTGGGATCGATGATATCGGTCGTGAACGGCACGCTTTGGGCAAAGCGGCAAAAAGGAATGAAGGATGTCGTGGGGGTGGCTTCGCTCGGTGAAGGCGGGACTTCAACGGGCGCATTCCATGAGGCGTTAAACCAGGCTTCCGTTGAAAAACTTCCGCTTGTCGTCGTTGTCGCCAACAACCAATACGCCTATTCAACGCCAAATTCCCGGCAGTTCGCCTGTGAATCCCTTGCTGATCGGGCGGCGGGTTATGGGGTGGCGGGTCACGAAGTGAACGGAACCCGCCTTGCCGAATGTCTTGCCTGCCTGCGCGATGCCGTCGGCTCGGCCCGCAGTGGTGGCGGCCCGCAATTGATTGTTGCGAAGTTGTTGCGGCTTTGCGGCCACGGAGAGCATGACGATGCGGCCTATGTGGATCCGAAATTCAAGGCGGACCCGGAATTTCGCGATTGCCTCAAGTCCGCCGAGGACGATGTGCTTCGTCGCGGCTGGCTGGATGCCGCGGGCGTGGCGCAGGTTCGCGCGGACGCCGTGCAACAGGTGGAGGAAGCGGTGGCAATGGTCCAGCGTGAGGCCGCACCCGATCCTTTTCGGGAAGACTGGTGTGCGCTGGCGACCCGCAGATTGAATGAAGGCCATGATTGA
- a CDS encoding alpha-ketoacid dehydrogenase subunit beta, giving the protein MSITYLEAIREAQARALAEDPKVFIYGQDVGSFGGAFKATKNLAAQFPGRVLDAPISEDAIIGMTVGAAIEGMRPIVEMQFADFSTVAFNQIVNQAATLYWRTTVKCPITVRLPCGGTSGSGPFHSQTMEAIYAHYPGLVVMTPATVEDAYSMLLEAVAIDDPVIFCEHKLLYFHLKAEKLPTEALPTGKARITREGRDMTIVSYSAMVHEALEAAKELELDGYQIEVVDLRSVKPLDTDTVMASVARTGRLLCVGESWPWGGVTAEVVARVAQEGFGLLDAPPQRLNAKDTPVPYHPNLWAAHRPTARRIAAAARNLLRQ; this is encoded by the coding sequence ATGAGCATCACGTATCTCGAAGCCATTCGCGAAGCGCAGGCGCGCGCCCTGGCGGAGGATCCCAAGGTCTTCATCTACGGCCAGGACGTGGGCAGTTTTGGCGGCGCATTCAAGGCCACGAAGAATCTCGCGGCCCAATTCCCAGGGCGTGTGCTGGACGCGCCGATCAGCGAGGACGCGATCATCGGAATGACGGTGGGTGCGGCCATCGAGGGGATGCGCCCAATCGTTGAAATGCAGTTCGCGGATTTCTCGACAGTGGCATTCAACCAGATCGTCAACCAGGCGGCGACGCTGTATTGGCGGACCACTGTGAAGTGTCCGATCACGGTGCGGCTCCCATGCGGGGGCACCTCTGGCAGCGGCCCGTTCCATAGCCAGACCATGGAGGCCATTTACGCGCATTACCCGGGTCTCGTTGTGATGACGCCCGCCACTGTGGAGGACGCGTATAGCATGCTGCTGGAAGCCGTGGCAATCGATGACCCTGTCATTTTCTGCGAGCACAAGCTTCTGTATTTCCATTTGAAGGCGGAGAAGCTTCCGACCGAGGCGCTGCCAACAGGCAAGGCGCGGATCACGCGCGAGGGGCGCGACATGACGATTGTTTCCTACAGCGCCATGGTGCACGAAGCCTTGGAGGCAGCGAAGGAATTGGAGTTGGACGGTTACCAGATTGAGGTCGTGGATTTGCGCTCCGTGAAGCCGCTCGATACGGATACCGTGATGGCGTCCGTTGCGCGAACTGGCCGATTGCTTTGCGTTGGAGAATCCTGGCCCTGGGGCGGGGTCACTGCGGAAGTGGTCGCGCGTGTGGCGCAGGAGGGTTTCGGACTGCTTGATGCACCTCCGCAACGCCTGAACGCGAAAGACACTCCAGTTCCGTATCATCCGAATCTCTGGGCGGCGCATCGCCCGACCGCTCGCCGCATCGCCGCCGCCGCGCGAAATTTGTTGCGACAATAA